A stretch of Oncorhynchus gorbuscha isolate QuinsamMale2020 ecotype Even-year linkage group LG24, OgorEven_v1.0, whole genome shotgun sequence DNA encodes these proteins:
- the LOC124012842 gene encoding T-cell ecto-ADP-ribosyltransferase 2-like has protein sequence MQGQREKTFILILVAALSHRVTQAKVMDMVPNAVDDQYTHCREQMLKKVVEGGLLEEELKGSSEYRNVWGAKQCTNLIPGGVKQHTDALVAYGHGGNVFRKMFNQAVETQGGNVTVYNSNFRFKSLHFLLMDAMRLLKTENCQTVFRGSSKEYEAQVGSEVRFGRFTSTNARRSYAEESALDNGILFNITSCTVVNVDDYTCFSDSIDQLISPAEVFRVAEVKNVRNEDDQYREIVLTSSRTHSIDSIRDCFLFPRSPTTTSPPSITPKGSSTQCLGSSLSVLVVVSLSISLITRTDHL, from the exons GTGACTCAGGCAAAGGTAATGGACATGGTTCCTAATGCCGTGGATGACCAGTACACTCACTGTCGGGAGCAGATGTTGAAGAAGGTTGTGGAAGGGGGTCTGCTGGAAGAAGAACTGAAAGGCAGTTCAGAGTATAGGAATGTCTGGGGGGCAAAGCAGTGTACAAATTTAATCCCGGGAGGCGTCAAGCAACACACGGATGCATTGGTGGCTTATGGACATGGGGGAAATGTGTTCAGAAAGATGTTCAACCAAGCAGTGGAGACTCAGGGTGGGAATGTCACTGTCTATAATAGCAACTTCCGGTTCAAATCCCTCCACTTCCTTCTAATGGATGCCATGAGGCTTTTGAAGACAGAGAACTGCCAAACTGTGTTTCGTGGTTCAAGCAAAGAGTATGAGGCACAAGTAGGGTCAGAAGTGCGATTTGGGAGGTTTACCTCAACCAATGCCAGGCGTTCTTATGCGGAGGAATCTGCTTTAGACAATGGGATCCTTTTCAACATCACTTCCTGCACTGTAGTCAATGTGGATGATTACACTTGCTTCTCAGACAGCATTGATCAGCTAATATCCCCAGCAGAGGTGTTTAGGGTGGCTGAGGTAAAGAATGTAAGAAATGAAGATGACCAGTACAGAGAGATCGTTTTGACAAGTTCAAGGACCCACAGCATTGACAGCATCCGCGACTGTTTCCTCTTCCCCAG ATCTCCTACAACTACGAGTCCTCCATCAATCACCCCCAAAGGCTCCTCTACTCAATGTCTTGGCAGTAGCCTGTCTGTTCTTGTGgttgtatctctctccatctccctgatcACCAGGACTGATCATCTCTGA